A stretch of DNA from Candidatus Binatia bacterium:
GGCAGCATGTCTTTCGCACCGCACCAGGCGCGCCGGCGTGCGTCCTAAGATCGTTCACCCTGTGCCCGGCCCTCTCGGCCGTACCCGGCCGAGTGCTGAGTTAATGCAGTGCGCGCCCCAGCGCCTCTCCAGGATCTTGGCGCATAGTGGCCAGTCAGCTCACAATGTCGGGGTTTGTAGGTGAAGGCTAACGGCTCGCGACTCAGCCGCGCAGATTACTGCGGCAGCCATCCCCGGTTCAGCCGACACCTACCTCGACGAACCCCCCTCCGAGTTGTGAGGCGGCAGCGGCAAACCGTCTTCCTTCGGGTTCTCGATGTCAAGCTCGATTACCTCTCGAAAAATCAGTTGCAGCCCTTCTCTCGAGTCTGCCCGCTGCCGCCCCGGCTCGGCGTTGCTCCCGATCGTCTCGCCGCGCGTTCTCCTGTCCTCACGGGTTGCTGCTTCTTCAACTTGCTGGTATCGCTGGGGCGTAGCGGGTTGGTCAAGACCTTCCTTCGAGCTCGGTCACCGTGCCAGGCTTCGCGGGGTGAGTTTCGACTGCCCCCGTCTTTCGCCAGGCGTCCTCGCTGACTTTCGGCCTCCGCTTCGCGTCGCTGTCGGCTAACGGCTCGCGCATCACACGCAGCGGAAGGCGCTGTCCGCTGAATGCGCTGGCTAGGTTCCGCATGATCTGTGCCGTGCAGGTGCTCGCACACATGTCGCGGCTGCAGTGTGTGGTCTGCGCAATGGCACGACCATAACGATCCCTGCCCAGCCGTCGCACAAAAACCCGCGCGCATAGCGGAAATGCGCGCTGCATCTGCCTGAATGCTTTCAGGCCTTGCGCCGTGTGTCGTGGGCAGCGGGTCAACGCGCCATCCGGCAACGCAAGTGCAGCGTCGGCACGTCGAAACTGCGGCAATCCACGAGGACACTGGCGCAGTCGATCCAGCGCTGAGCGTCGCTGGCAAGCTCATGAACGCATTTATTTCATGCGCGGAAATTTTGCGTTTTCCGACCGAACGAAGCCAGCGTCTTTCGCCATCAATAGCATGGACCCGCTCAAATAGGTTGTGGGTTGGGCCGACGCTGACCGAAAAGCCTTGCGCGCCTCCACTTTCCTCCACCATGCTTTCGTGCACGGCGGTGTTTTTGGGTTTGTTTGGAATCCGCAGTCGGAGAGGAGAAGCAGTTGCCCAGTCTGCCCGGCACCGTTCAGGGGGTTCACCCACCAACAAATCCAGAGCGCCCAAGTGTCCGCACTTCACCACCGTCACCCTGCACGGCAGTCCGGCTCCACAGGCGCTGGGCCGTATACGGCGGGACCCTCGCTGGGTCACCGTTTCGGATCTTGTCGAGCCCGAGAGGCTTCTCTAGTCGTGGCGTGCCAGGGTCCAAACAGAGCAGTTGCGCAACGGGCGTGCCCGCAGTCGGAGACAATCCCGGATCGAGATGCATCGCTGGGAAGTCAGGCAACCAAGTCGTTAGCGAAGGCAGCGCTTACGAACCCTCGTCCACGAGGCGGTAGCCGCATTCGTCTTTCTTGTACAGGCGGCGAAAATCGGGCTGGGCCCACATGTCGCGGTGAGCAGGCATATAAAGCACTTTAGCGTCGGCGTCAGGTATCACGATGTATTTGGGCCGCAACGACAGCACGTACCTGGAGTCGTACTTTTCGTGACCGGCTAGACCCGTTCCCATCGGCACTCGACTCTCGCGAGCAATGTGCAGGTTGGTCAGTCCCAGCATGTCAATCACGTGGCGGTTCGTGCAGTATTTGATCAAGCCGATACCAATTGTGGCGATACGGTCGTCTTCCTTGGTTTTGCCCAGGAGGCAACGGCACTGGTTTCTGCCCAGCGCCGCGATGAAATTGGCCGTCCGCTGGTTCCGTCGTTGGAGCCCCAAGTCCGCAACGGTGGCGCGCGCACACCACGCTGCAGCGAGGACGAGCACTGCGAAAAACGCGAAGCGGTCCGGAGAGGTTCTCGTGCCTGCAAGGACCCACACAGCACCGACCCATCCCAACACCACCAACGCAGGCACGACAGGCACCCAAAAGCGGTAAAAGTGGAACACGTCGCCACCTACGGCAACGATGTAAGCCACATAAAGCCCGAGGAAACCATACACCGCGACCAGCCGCCGACACACTGGAAACAGCAAGGGCAACAAACTCGCGCACAGCAGCACCGCTCCCCAGTCATGGAAAAACAACCGGAAGTAAGCCACTCCGCGCGCAAGCTGGTCAGCGGTCGCACCGACCTTGGCGTAAAACGTGTTCGGCAGCAGATAGCCGTAATACCAAACGCGCCAAACAAAATACGGGCCGAACAGCAGCGCAAACACGAGCCCCAGCCGCGCGCCTCGCCACCCGTGCAGCCGCACCGCGTCGGCCGACAACAACCCAGCGAGCAGCCAGCCTTCGGGACGGGTCATCCCCGCCAAAGCCAGCCACAGCGCGGTCGCGAGAGACCTCCCTCCACTGCGCACGTACGACCACAGCGCAACCGTTACGAGAAAGGCGAACAGCGTCGTTTCCATGCCCGAAGCCGCCCACCAAGAAAGTGGCGGCCACGCCGCCAGCAAGATCGCCGCCCCAGACGCTGCGGCGGCATAACGCCGGGGAAGAAGCTCCCAGGCCAAACCCGTTGCCGCCACCAGCGCCCCAATTGCCGCCGCGATTCCCAACGCCGTGCTCCACGCTTCGATGGGAAAGCCGAGCCACAAACCAAGAGCCGACAACGCCACCCAGAGAAAGCAGGTATACCCCTCCACGCGCTCGCCCACGTTGAACACGATGCCATGCCCGTCCACCCAATTGCGCGCGTACGAAAACGTGATGTAGGCATCGTCCAGCTTCCAATTGAAGACGATCGCTTGGAAAGCGACTGCCGCCCCTGCCGCGAGAAGAACAGAGGCCCCGAGCAGAAAAGACCGCTCGCGAGTACTTTCTTCCCCGGTCCTGTCGGGGCCAGCCATGCCCGGATGGATCCGTGTCGTCCAAGGGATTCCACTTCGAGCTCTAGGGCTGAACCGAGGCCAAAAATTCATGGTCCGCACGAGTGCGTCCGAGATAATCGCAAAGCCAGCGCGGTGCAACGCGGATTTGTCATTCAGTGGACTTTCTGCTCTCCGTGGTACTGCACCCTAATAGGCGAATTCCGTGGCCTCGCTCGTGTGCGCCTCGGAGGCTGCAAAGCTCTCTCCGAGCAGGGTTAATGCCCTTTCCATCGCGATGGCCGGACACGCCTTAGGCACGGTCGTCAACGGATCCACGCCTGAACGAGCAAGGGGCGAACCTCGATCCCCGCATCATCAACGCCCGCCTGCCTGCAAGGCACAGTGTTTTTGGAGCCGGCTATTCGTGCGGCTGCGGGCAACCCGCCATAGGCGATCGTTGCCTCTTGCCCACCGGGCTCGATCTCACGTCATGACGAGAGAGCGCGATTCGACCCAAAGGCCTTCACTTATCTTCCAAGTATCCCAGGGCGCGCAAACGCTCTTTGGTAGCGGCGTCCACCGCATCTTCTCCACTCGAAGCAGGGAGCGTCCCGCTCACCGCGGCCAGTCGCATGTAACTCCGGCGAGGCAGTTGCGAGGTCTCGACCTTTCGACCGCGAAAAGCTTGTACCACCGCTCCGCGAGTGCCTTGCGGCAACGGCACTTCGAGCAGAGCCAAGACGGTAGGCAGCACGTCGAACGGGCTTACGGAGCCCAAAGCCTTGCCCGGTTCGACCTTCGGCCCGTACAACAGCAGCACCGCCGCATCCGCCGCTTCTTGGCTTTCGTGCGCCCCTGGCGGCCGGCCCTTAGGGTTCGGTTCGAAGCCATGGTCCGAAAGGAGCACGAGATGGGAGGCGGCCGGCATTCGTTGCCACAACTCGCCCACAAACTCGTCGAGCGTCTTCAAATGTCGGCGCACCTCCACCCCACCACACCCTTCGATGTCCGCCGCATCCCACGTCCGATGGGAAACCCGGTCGAGGCCGTTGAGATACACCAGAAGGGTCTCCACAGGCACAGCTTGAAGAGACCGATACGCGAGGTCGAGCATCGCGCTATCGAGGGTGCGCGCACTTTTTGCGTCGAGCACCTTGGGCAGCTTTTGTTGCCGGCTGACGGTAATTGTTTCCGCCAAGAGCGGCGGGTAAATCACCGGCGCTTCCATGCCCGTGGCGCGACCAAAGGTAATTTCCGACAACCCTTTCAGTTCGGACTCAAAGTAACGGTCCGTCACGATGAAGCCACGGATTGCCTCCGGCGGGAACGAAAACCACCAGTTGACCACCCCGACGGTGCGCTCGTTCTGCGAGAGAATTTCCCACAACGCTGGCCGCTTGCGTTGGACGGAACGGTACAACTCCCATCCCTGCGGTGTGTTAAATACAAATCCGTAGATACCGTGCTCGTCTTTGGTCACTCCGGTGACGTACGTGGTCCAAATTGCCGGCGATACCGGCGGCAAGCCGATTTCAGAGTTGCGGATCGTCCCGCTTGCACCCTCGCGTAACAGCCGGCCAAAATTCGGTAGCTCGCCAGCCGCAACGAGCCGCCGCAAGACGCGGTCGTCGAGACCATCGATACCCAAAACGATCAACCGAGGCGACAGCGTTCGCGAATCGGGACGAAGCCACCACAGAGCTGCCCCTGATCCAACCGCAACCGCCAGTGCCAACAAAGTCAGTTTCCAACGCATCGCACTGAAAGCCTCGCAAGCGTTTTGGCGCTGAACGGCCGCAAGCGCAACTGCGGTCACCTACATGCTGCAGTTGCAGGGGCCAATGGGGCTCGACGAAGCTCGAGAGGCCACGATCTCGAATTTGTTGACCCCGACTGCTGCGCCCCCCGGTAAAGGCCAGGCGCTGAGCCGCTCACGCCACTCGCTCTGGGTTCGCCCGCCGAACAGCGTCCAACATAGCCAGGATGCCCAAGGCATAGATACCTAATGCGATCAGGTTCACGCTACGAAAGCCAGCACTCATGGCTAGGACGATTGCCAAAATCGCCCCCACTACGGAGGCGACGCCGTTGGCCGCCCACGCCCAGGGCACCGCTTCAGGTGTCTGTGCGGCGACAATACGCATGCCGACGGGCAAGAACATTCCCAGGAGCAGCCCTGCGGGCGCCAGCGCCAACGCCGCAACCACGAAGCGGACCGCGAGACTGGAGCCGAGAGCGGCCCCAAACAACAACGGGAGCCCCGCAACGTAAAGAATGTTCAGCAGCACAAGAGCGACGAATAGCCGCTTGAGAGCCACAGATGGATCCCGCAAAACGGCAAGCTGACTACTGAGAAAACTGCCGATCCCGGAAGACAGCAGCAAGGCGCCAAGGACCATCGCCAAAGAAAATACTGGCGAACCGAGGAACAGGGTGAACCTCTGGATGTAACTGATCTCGATGAACATGAAGCCAAGCCCGAGACTCGCGAAGTAAATCAGGAAGCGCGAAGTACAGGCGTCCATGCTCCGCAATCCGAAGCGAAGCAACGGGGTGACAATCAGCAGCAACGCGAAAACGACCGACTGCGCCAAGATCGCCAACAAGACGAGTTGACCTGAAGCAAACGTATAGTCGGCACGCGATCGTTCCGGAGCAAACAAGCGGCTCCACTTGAGGAAATTGAAAAAGAAGGGACGATCGTCGGTCGTGACCCCGAGATTCAACCACTGCTTATCGAGAAACACTTCACGATCGGCAGTGCCCAACGAGAGAACTCTCGCCACAGGGGAATCCACACGCCGCCCGGGAAGATGCCAAGCCTCGAAGCCTGTCAATTCCAAGTGCTTCTCCAAGCGCTGCACTTCTCCGTCCGAGATGGGGCTCTTTCCCACAAGAATGCCGTAGATGGGAATAAACGTGCCCTGCGGGTGGCTACGGACGACGATCAAGTGGTTTGCGGGATCCGTGATGCCCATGCGCTCCAGCGCATCCGCAATGATCACGATTAAGCGCAACACTTGTCGGGGCGGCATGTCGGCAAAGCCCTTGTCTCCCCGCACAATGGAGAGGAACCCGCCCGGTTTGAGGCGGTTGAGATAATCGAGGACCGCCTCGCGAGTGTAGAGGTAGCTCTCGGAAAGCACATAAGCGCCCGAGTACACTGCTGCCAGCGTGTCAATGCCGGTGAGCTGCACCAGATCGTAGAGCCATGGAGTCCTGCGAACAAAGTTTCGGCCCTCGTCCACGGAAAGGGTTACTCGTGGGTCGTCGAACAAGTGCCCGGCGTAGTCGGCGAAATGTCGCCGCAACACATCCACAGTCACCGGGTTCAACTCCACACCGGTAACATGGTTGGCGCCTTTTCGAAGCGCCATGGCGATGTCCACCCCGCCTCCGACACCGATCACCAGAACGTCCGGTTTCGACAAAAACAAGTATGGCACAGCCAGCACGGACCAGTCGAGGATCTTGAATGTCTCGGGATTGCCGTCGAAACGGTACAACATCGTAGAGGCGTCGCCGTCGTGGGTGATCACTAAATTTTCTGGGGAAGTACCCGGAAAGCGGTTACTCACCCCCCAGGCGGCGCTCTTTGCCATGCGCAGGGACTTTCCTTCGCGGCTTCCCACTACGTCCACACGGTAAACCGGGCTCCATTTTTTGAACAAAACTGCCGCGCCTTGGGCACGCAAGCGAGCCAAGAACTTTGTGGAGGACGGTTGTGGGTCCACCGCGTTCCCCAGGCTCAGCGCCCCGAGGAACAGGGCCAACGTCAGAGCACCCGCCCCGATTGCAAGCGCTTTACGCTCCCAGGCCAGAAACGCAGCCGACAATGCAAACAAGCTCGCGCCCAGTAAGATCAAGCCCGGGGCTCCCAGCGGGGCCAACAAAGCAACGGCAATACCGCAACCCAGCGCGGCCCCTACGAGGTCGCTGAAATAAAGCTGAGCGATGCGGCCCGGAGCCTTGCCGAAAACGATGCTGATGCAAAGCCCAGCACATCCAAATGGAATCGTAACCGCGAAATAGTAAACAACCAGATACAGCCACTGGTGCGGATCGGCCCAAGGATCGAACTGTCCGCCGGGGAACAGTCGCGCCGGATCGAACGGCACACGCGACACCACGGCCAAACAGATCACCAGCCCCAGGGCCGCAGCCGTAGCCGACCAACCCAGGGCAGTTGCCGTGCCCCGGCGAGTTAGCTCCGGCACCGCGTAATAAACGGAACCCGCTGCACCATAGCCCAGCAGGGCCACGCTAATTGTCATGTACGCAAAGTGGTACCAAATAGAAAATGAAAACAGTCGCGTGAGGGCCACCTCGGTCATGAGGGTCGCAAGCGACACGAGAAAAATTCCCCCATACACACGCCAATCCACCTTCATCGTTTCAGTACCTCAGTATCCTCTCATTGGAGAAACCCGCCCCGCGATGGAGCCGCTCTTTACACGGCCAGCTCGAACAGCACCTCTGGCCCACTTCAAGGATCGTGCCCGTGCCCAGTCAATGCACTAACCGCGGCTGAGTCAGCGTAGGCTGGTTCAAAGCCAGCACGTGAAAAGTACTTTTCCCTGGTCGCAGTCAATCCGGGTGGCCTTTTGCATGCCTGGCGCGGCTACCATGCGAGCTCACCTCACGCAAGCGCAAACATTTCTGAAGTCAAAATGCCGTCTTGCCGCCAAGCTGGGCTCGAGCTCCGACCCAACTGGCCCCAAGGTTTGCCGTTGCGCTATAGGTTCGTTGCATGTTCACTGCGGTTCGGTTACCCGCAAAGCGGCCGGGGCGCGTGCACTCGATCGAAGAGTGCTTGGCGGAACTGCGCGCCGGCAAGATGGTCATCCTCATGGACGACGAAAACCGCGAGAACGAGGGCGACCTTTGTCTGGCTGCCGAAAAGGTCACACCCGAAGCCATCAACTTCATGGCCAAGTACGGCCGCGGGCTGATTTGTCTGGCGCTCACCGAAGAACGCGTGCGCGAGTTGGGCCTGCCGATGATGGTATCCGAGAACCGCGCGCCGCTGGGCACGGCCTTCACCGTTTCCATTGACGCGCGCCACGGCATTACCACCGGAGTCAGTGCTGCGGATCGCGCACATACAATTCGCGTCGCCATTCGCGAGGGCACGCGTCCCAACGATCTCGTGACTCCCGGGCACGTCTTTCCGCTCATGGCTCGGCGTGGCGGCGTACTGGTGCGCACGGGTCAAACGGAAGGTTCCGTGGATCTCGCACGCCTCGCCGGCCTGCGACCGGCTGCAGTGATCTGCGAGATCATGAAAGAAGACGGCACGATGGCGCGCCTGCCCGACCTGGAACGGTTTGCCGCCACCCACAATCTCAAGATCTGCACGATCGCGGACTTGGTGCAGTACCGCCTGCGCCACGATAGCCTCGTGCATCGGGTGGCCGAGGCCAAGATCGAGAGCCGCTACGGAGGCGAGTTCAAAATTTACGTGTACCACACGGATGTGGACGATGGGGAACATGTCGCCCTGGTGAAGGGCAACATCTCGCCAGACGAGCCGGTGCTCGTGCGCGCACACGCGGAGTTCTTGCCCGGCGACGTCTTCAACATGGCCGAGCAAAATACGGCCGCGTTGCTGCACGAGTCCATGCGCGTGATCGGCGAAGCGGGTAAAGGCGTGGTGGTGTACTTGCGGCGGCAAGGCCGCGGGGCCGAACTCGCCCACCTCCAACGCCAGTTGGCACACAACCCGAGTACGGACCCCGAAACGCGCCAGCGAGCCTTTCGCGATTACGGGATTGGCGCACAAATCTTGCGCGATGTCGGCGTGCGGAAAATTCGCTTGCTCAGCAACTACCCGCGCAAGCTGGTGAGCTTGCCGGGGTACGGACTGGAGATCGTGGAATGCGTCCCCATCGCGGTGCCGGAAAGCCGGAGCAGCGCGGAAAATAAACGCAGCCGGCGGGCGCGCTCCGGGAGTGCCCGAGCTCGTCGCTCGTGAGTTTCTCGGCGCGCACGGTCATGGCCGCGTGTCGGCCGGCGTGCTCGCACGTGGGCTTTACTGAATTTTGTCCACCCAAGCGCCCAAGTCCCACACGTAATTCATGCCGAGTTTCAAGCCGAAGTCCTCGCTACCCGTGTCGAGCCCGAACGATGCGCCCAAAAAGAACGCCAGGGGCCCGTCGTGCAGCCGAATCCCCGCAGCGGCACGGGTGCGGTCGTTATCGAATCGGGACCCGGTCAGCCCAGAAATCTCGCCCAGCAAGCGAATTTGCGCGCCTCCCTGCGCCTCGCTCTTCCAACTCGGGCCCTCCATGGCCACGGCATAGACGAACAAGTCATCTTGCCCGCCCGGACCGAACCGGTGCCCGAGCATCTGCCCAGGATTGCCGAGCAATGCAATCCCCAGGTTGGTATGCACCCGAACGGCTCCTACGTCCTTGGAGATCAATGCCAAGATGTCGAAATCCGTTTCATCCGTGCCCAGACGGTCGTCTTTGTTCGCGTTCGGGAGCTTCGTGCCAAACCGCACCGCAAGCGCAGGCCAGACGGGATCCTCGGGCCGCACCCGAACTTTGGTGTGCAAGCGCGCGTCACCGGAACCGTATTGCCAGTTGGTTTGCCCTTGCGCGGTTCGTTCGTCGAGATAAATCGCCTCGTACTCCGCTTCGATCTCTACCCAGTCCGCCGCGCCGGCCCGAAAACCGATGCGGGGCACCTGCGAGCGATCCTGCCGCCGCAGCGCCCCCGGCGCCGTGAAAAACGGGAACCGCTCGTTGCGCGCGTAGTCGGCTGCGAGCGTGATCTCGCCCAGACCGTCCCGTAAAATCGCCGCGTCATACGCCGACAAAGGCTGCAACGATGCCTGTGGCTGCGAAGCTGCGATCGCAGGTAGCGCCATCGCCAGAACCCCGGCCCACCACCACGTCCGCAGCATGCAAACCTCCTCCACGACCGAAGTCAGTGCCATATTTGGAAGGGGCAAGCAAATTGCAAGGGGCATCTTCGTGTGCTTGCAACGTGCCTGTGCCCTCACGAAACTTGCCTGTCGCTGCGGCGCTGATCGTGGCCCTCGCCACGGCCGTCGTTGGCGACTCGGAAGTCGTCAAAGTTCGTGTCACCTCGCCGGCACCCAGCGCCATCCGAGGAAGCAGCATCCCCTTGGTCGTCGAAGTCCAGATCGCGCCGGGATGGCACATTCACGGTCACGAACCTGACGAACCCTTTCTGATTCCCACGGACGTGGCCTTCGAGTTACCCGGAGGCGCCCGCACCGGGCCGGTGCGCTACCCCCCAGCGGAAGGGCGTAGCTTCGCATTTGCCCCGAACAAGGTTCTGAAAGTGTATCAAGGAACAGCTCGAATTACGACTACGCTGGAAGTCGATCGAGCTTTCGAGGGTTCGGAGGTTCCGGTGGTGGCGCGGTTGCGGTACCAGGCATGTACAGACACCACCTGTGCGCCGCCCAAGACCGTCTCTGCGCAAGCGGTGTTGCCGGTTTCGGACCGTTCGGAAGCAGGCGTCGCTCCCCCGAGCCCACTTCCACACGTGGGGACTCCCGACTTCGCTACCTGGATCGGTCAGCGCGGGCGCTTGCTGACGTTGTTGCTCACCCTGATGCTCGGGTTGGGACTCAATCTGACTCCTTGCGTATACCCGCTCGTGTCGGTGACCATCGCCTATTTCGGCCGCCAAGCGCAAACGAACACAC
This window harbors:
- the ribA gene encoding riboflavin biosynthesis protein RibBA — translated: MFTAVRLPAKRPGRVHSIEECLAELRAGKMVILMDDENRENEGDLCLAAEKVTPEAINFMAKYGRGLICLALTEERVRELGLPMMVSENRAPLGTAFTVSIDARHGITTGVSAADRAHTIRVAIREGTRPNDLVTPGHVFPLMARRGGVLVRTGQTEGSVDLARLAGLRPAAVICEIMKEDGTMARLPDLERFAATHNLKICTIADLVQYRLRHDSLVHRVAEAKIESRYGGEFKIYVYHTDVDDGEHVALVKGNISPDEPVLVRAHAEFLPGDVFNMAEQNTAALLHESMRVIGEAGKGVVVYLRRQGRGAELAHLQRQLAHNPSTDPETRQRAFRDYGIGAQILRDVGVRKIRLLSNYPRKLVSLPGYGLEIVECVPIAVPESRSSAENKRSRRARSGSARARRS